AGACGACCATCCACCTCACCCTAAAGGTGGTGAGGCCCAGTGATGAGGAGCTGCCCTTGGTTTTGGTGGAGCCTGGTGATGAAGGGCAGAGGCACGAGCTCCAGGTGCGAAGGTCCACCCCAGTGACCCAGGTGAAGGAGATGATCAAGATGAAGACTGCTATATCCCCTAAGGAGCAGATTGTGAACTGCAATGGAAAGAAACTGGAAGATGGGAAGATCATGGGAGATTATGGCATCCAAAAGGGCCATTTACTCTTCATGGCAtacccctgcattggtgggtgacCATCCTGCAGATGGAGTGATAGGAGAAGCAAAAGATTTGGGAAGGACTGGGGACGAATTCTGGAATATGTCTAAACTATTGATTCCTTCATTCTAGCATGATTGAATAATTGGCCAAATTGCATATATTTGATATGTTAGAATACATTAGAATTTCAAGGCCTATTAGAGATGACATTCAAAACCAGTTGCGTTTCATCCTGTCTTAGTTTTGTCTGATTCATAGAAAAACTCCTATTTCCTTTCCCAATCAACAAGATAGAACACTATAAGCTGTGATCCATGTTCTTCTAATTACTGTGTTGCATCTATATTTAGCTCAGTGTTCCTTCTCTCATATGATTCAATAATCATTGAATCAAACTGACACTCTGCCTGTAGACAAGAGTGAAATGACTTATTATGAAGTGATTTATTTACTGTGACAtaatgttaataaatatttagaaaaattaaactaCTTCCCCTCTCCTTCTTTAAAGCTGTTTGTTATGAAGTGAAACTTGGCACCATGCCCCGTCTTACTCTCTGTTTCCCAGTCTTATTTCTGGGGATAATGGTGGTCATGGTAAGATATTCGGGGATCTAGAGATTTTATGCCTCTAGTGGGGGCTCCTTGGGAATAGATATACTTTAGGTTgaaaaaaaactttcagaaaaGTGAGTGAGTGTTAGAGCACTCTCTGGCCTGCCTGCCTGAGGCTGTCGGGACTTCTCTGGTgtggatgtgggggtggggggtgatttCTGGGTTGACCCCGACGCTCTGCCCACAGTCTGGCTAGTGGAGCTTGTCCCTCTCCGTGTCCTctatcccctcccttcctttctgcctCCATCTCATTTCTCCCTCGTGATCACCTGTATGTTTCCTCACAGCCTGAAACATGCCACCCTCTTTCCCACTTGTCTCCTCTTTATAACTGTCTCAAGAACCACCTCTGGTAGAAGCGTTTATGAACCTAACCCCACTCAGCACAAAGCACACTTATACATGTTGCTCATTACAATTATGAGTGAAGTGCTCTGGGGTGGGCACTATTTAACTTGGTAGAAGGGTATTTGGTTGTTCTGATGCCCTGCAATGAGAGACCAGAGCTGTTCTTTTTTCTGGATGGAATCTCCTACAGGGCTGAGTATGATTTGATTGTCACTTAGGGATATGTCTGATGGCAGACACCATGGGGTCTTCCATGGTCTCTTCCACTAGACTGGGATATTCACACATCTCTTACCAGCAAATGAGCTATTAACTGGGAGATATAGTACCCCCGAAGATGGGAAAGATCCTCTCAGAATCACAGCTTTTTCATCAGATGAGGAGAAAGCTCAAGGGCCAATGCTCCCTCACTAAACTTGCACAGATAAAGGACATAGGGATTTTACCTATAGCACGTGAACCTTTCCTGAAGGGAGGAGGGGACCTCCTCATTAACCACGGGCTCCTTAGGGACAAATCTTGCAGATTCTTGTAGAGAAATGAACAGCCTGAAGGCTAAAGTCTTTACACCAGACATTCCCATCCTTGGATCCTGGGTAACattcccctccttccctctctgacTGACTCACTGTGCTCTTGCCCTCTCCCCAAATCCCTTAGGAGCCTCCTCACTGCCTCCTTCACTTCCTTATTCCTGAGGGTGGAGAGGAGTATGTTGAGGGTGGGTGCATGACAGtgtagaaaagagaaatgaacttGCCTGCCACTGGTTGTAGCTGTGCGTGGGTTGCACGTAGCTGCACAGGAGGGATCCACAGAACAGTCAGATGGCTCTCAGAGGGGACACACAGGTGTCCACCGCTTTCCTGTGGCTTCCTCTGGCCTTCCTGCCACAACAGCATGGACCGTGCTGCCAGGTACGCCAGGATCACAGCAGAGGGCACGAGCAGCCACATGATCCAGAGCCATCACCACCTGGGGGACACACTCAGCCAAGCCCAGAGCCAGCGATGCGCAGAGCTGCCCCAGGCACCCGGCTGGCTCCAACCTCAGCACCCGACAATGCAGTATGGCCAGCAGGGGAGGCACCACACTCGTGGTGAAGCCCACATCCACCAGGGCCAGGTGGCAGAGGAAGCAGTACCTGGCCACTCACCGCCAGCAGCACCAGCACCAAGTTGCCCCTTAGAGGAGGTAGCAGAGAAGGATGAGGGCAAAGAGGACAGGCTGCAGGGAGGGCCCATCGGAAGAGCCCAGCAGGAGGAAGAGCTCTGTGCTGTGGTTGCCCTAAAGGGCAAACTCGCAGAAGCTTTGGAAGGACGACACACACAGGGTGATGTATCCCTTACAAGCAAAGGGATGGGAGTGCAGAGGGGAAATGGATGGCAGCACACACATGCTTAGGTGTCCATGGGAGCTCATTTACAGATCTGAATCCTTAGTTTAGGAAACAGCCATGTATAAgtttaccctgctgctgctgctgttaagtcgcacCAGTCGTGtccggcaatggcaccccactccagtactcttgcctggaaaatcccacggacctaggagcctagtgggctgcagtccatggggtcgtgaagag
The sequence above is a segment of the Capra hircus breed San Clemente chromosome 23, ASM170441v1, whole genome shotgun sequence genome. Coding sequences within it:
- the LOC102176375 gene encoding ubiquitin D, producing MAATLCVTVHSEAWRPWTFTAHPGDRVNKISEHVRSKTKVPVQAQVLQLGSKTLKPQRTLSSYGIDKETTIHLTLKVVRPSDEELPLVLVEPGDEGQRHELQVRRSTPVTQVKEMIKMKTAISPKEQIVNCNGKKLEDGKIMGDYGIQKGHLLFMAYPCIGG